In one Cyprinus carpio isolate SPL01 chromosome B2, ASM1834038v1, whole genome shotgun sequence genomic region, the following are encoded:
- the nlrp3l gene encoding NACHT, LRR and PYD domains-containing protein 1 homolog isoform X1, with the protein MPLSNLHDHGSTRLSSTSTFAILAFFQMKIRKLAEMGTLLSSFRSRAGPNVSAAAQSGSHIIAPVLTNNTITGGVHILHNAHGFTFDRPHSETTQTSATRSLIFRHKTRICSECQYVTDYNSLPGERVLLSERYTQPLILQRYRHLQEREEELRSSGEDFQQVLNSRSSDESSHLNSLFNPDNHGISPSSVILQGNSGNGKTLTVQKIMMDWASDKLFKERFDIVFHLKCKEINRIPGRKSLVEILSYSCSLTPDQISQILKQLPEKVLFIIDGFDELKLTQDIYYMSPHTDVIQKAPAEVTLCALLRGHILPESFLLVTTRSTATDTLSNLLKGPQRFTEIMGFSQKGVEEYFQKFFQDEQLFRRAYTFVKANENLFTACSIPVICWIICTTIKERFRVGADVSSGLETTTSIYVDFVSTLLKHHCQGLSQPVPTLLRSLGQLAERGMLEQQVLLDENTVYETVSDPVANPFLCKFLFKRRICQETMFSFMHLSFQEFFTALYCVILDEEESQRKLSQLISVQNSRWLSDPPRFAAVVQFAFGLLNKDVRYTLRKTLGLFVHPNTQALLKEWILKELQIDILHDRTLFILHCLYELHEEDFVIKAMKSWSRINAYASFLTRTDCWALLYCSQCCQSIEELDLLSCIGLTSEKLMMILPALPKFKKLTSLPLENPSVSDLVELMCALTRGQTLNSQEVHVISDFKNHSAHRTELSIGKELSRIFIRHLWHVDPTRSLGSLSLTLPRSELTNINWTKL; encoded by the exons ATGCCACTGTCAAACTTGCATGATCACGGAAGCACCCGTTTGTCGTCTACTTCAACATTCGCCATTCTTGCTTTCTTCCAGATGAAAATAAG AAAATTAGCTGAAATGGGCACTCTCCTCA GCAGTTTCAGATCTCGCGCTGGGCCAAATGTCAGCGCTGCAGCTCAGAGTGGAAGTCATATTATAGCTCCTGTACTCACTAACAATACAATAACAGGCGGTGTCCACATCCTACATAATGCACACG GTTTTACTTTTGATCGCCCACACtctgaaacaacacaaacatcag CAACAAGATCATTGATTTTCAGACATAAGACACGGATCTGCAGTGAGTGTCAGTATGTGACTGATTATAACTCACTGCCTGGTGAACGTGTGCTGCTGTCTGAGCGCTACACACAACCTCTGATCCTTCAGAGATATAGACATCTacaagagagagaagaagagctCCGCTCCAGTGGAGAGGACTTCCAGCAGGTCCTCAACTCCAGGAGCAGTGATGAATCTTCCCATCTGAACTCTCTGTTCAACCCAGATAACCATGGGATCAGCCCTAGTTCTGTCATACTGCAGGGAAACTCAGGGAATGGGAAGACCTTAACTGTACAGAAGATCATGATGGACTGGGCATCTGATAAACTCTTCAAAGAGCGGTTTGATATTGTGTTCCACTTAAAGTGTAAAGAAATAAACCGCATTCCTGGTAGAAAGAGTTTGGTGGAGATCTTGAGCTACAGCTGCAGTTTAACACCAGATCAGATCTCACAGATACTAAAGCAGTTACCAGAGAAGGTGCTTTTCATCATTGATGGATTTGATGAGCTGAAACTCACACAGGACATTTATTACATGTCACCTCACACTGATGTGATTCAGAAAGCTCCAGCTGAGGTCACACTTTGTGCCCTGTTGAGGGGTCACATCTTGCCAGAGTCCTTCCTGCTGGTCACCACCAGATCTACAGCTACAGACACACTGAGCAATTTGCTCAAAGGACCTCAGCGTTTCACTGAGATTATGGGTTTCTCTCAGAAGGGGGTGGAGGAGTACTTTCAGAAGTTCTTCCAGGATGAGCAACTTTTCAGGAGGGCTTATACATTTGTGAAGGCAAATGAAAACCTTTTCACAGCCTGCTCCATCCCTGTGATCTGCTGGATCATCTGCACAACTATCAAGGAACGTTTCAGAGTTGGTGCAGATGTTTCAAGTGGACTGGAAACCACCACCTCCATCTACGTTGACTTTGTGTCCACTCTACTGAAGCATCACTGCCAGGGTTTGAGTCAGCCTGTACCGACCCTGCTGAGGAGTCTGGGTCAGCTAGCAGAGAGAGGGATGCTGGAACAACAAGTCTTGTTGGATGAGAATACTGTTTATGAAACAGTTTCAGACCCTGTTGCCAATCCATTTCTTTGCAAGTTCCTTTTTAAAAGAAGAATCTGCCAGGAGACGATGTTCAGTTTCATGCATCTCAGCTTTCAGGAATTCTTCACTGCTCTCTACTGTGTCATTCTGGATGAAGAAGAGTCCCAGAGAAAACTTTCACAGCTAATTTCTGTTCAAAACAGTAGATGGTTGTCAGATCCTCCACGTTTTGCAGCTGTGGTTCAATTTGCATTTGGTCTCTTGAATAAGGATGTGAGATACACACTTAGAAAGACACTTGGTCTATTTGTTCACCCAAACACACAGGCCCTTCTTAAAGAATGGATTTTGAAAGAGCTCCAAATAGATATTCTTCATGATAGAACACTTTTTATTCTTCACTGCCTCTATGAACTTCATGAAGAGGACTTTGTGATAAAAGCTATGAAATCCTGGAGTAGGATTAATGCATATGCGTCATTCTTGACCAGAACAGACTGCTGGGCCCTGCTGTACTGCTCTCAGTGCTGCCAGAGCATTGAAGAACTGGACCTCCTAAGCTGCATTGGATTAACATCTGAAAAGTTGATGATGATTCTGCCTGCGCTCCCCAAGTTTAAGAAATTAAC AAGTTTGCCTCTAGAGAATCCATCGGTCTCTGATTTGGTTGAGCTGATGTGTGCTCTGACAAGAGGACAGACCCTGAACTCACAGGA GGTTCATGTCATatcagattttaaaaatcattctgccCATAGAACTGAACTGTCAATCGGCAAAGAGCTATCCAG AATCTTCATACGTCATCTATGGCATGTTGATCCTACAAGATCTTTGGGATCACTCAGTCTCACCTTGCCACGCTCAGAGCTCACCAACATCAACTGGACCAAACTTTAA
- the nlrp3l gene encoding NACHT, LRR and PYD domains-containing protein 1 homolog isoform X2, which translates to MPLSNLHDHGSTRLSSTSTFAILAFFQMKIRKLAEMGTLLSSFRSRAGPNVSAAAQSGSHIIAPVLTNNTITGGVHILHNAHGFTFDRPHSETTQTSATRSLIFRHKTRICSECQYVTDYNSLPGERVLLSERYTQPLILQRYRHLQEREEELRSSGEDFQQVLNSRSSDESSHLNSLFNPDNHGISPSSVILQGNSGNGKTLTVQKIMMDWASDKLFKERFDIVFHLKCKEINRIPGRKSLVEILSYSCSLTPDQISQILKQLPEKVLFIIDGFDELKLTQDIYYMSPHTDVIQKAPAEVTLCALLRGHILPESFLLVTTRSTATDTLSNLLKGPQRFTEIMGFSQKGVEEYFQKFFQDEQLFRRAYTFVKANENLFTACSIPVICWIICTTIKERFRVGADVSSGLETTTSIYVDFVSTLLKHHCQGLSQPVPTLLRSLGQLAERGMLEQQVLLDENTVYETVSDPVANPFLCKFLFKRRICQETMFSFMHLSFQEFFTALYCVILDEEESQRKLSQLISVQNSRWLSDPPRFAAVVQFAFGLLNKDVRYTLRKTLGLFVHPNTQALLKEWILKELQIDILHDRTLFILHCLYELHEEDFVIKAMKSWSRINAYASFLTRTDCWALLYCSQCCQSIEELDLLSCIGLTSEKLMMILPALPKFKKLTLPLENPSVSDLVELMCALTRGQTLNSQEVHVISDFKNHSAHRTELSIGKELSRIFIRHLWHVDPTRSLGSLSLTLPRSELTNINWTKL; encoded by the exons ATGCCACTGTCAAACTTGCATGATCACGGAAGCACCCGTTTGTCGTCTACTTCAACATTCGCCATTCTTGCTTTCTTCCAGATGAAAATAAG AAAATTAGCTGAAATGGGCACTCTCCTCA GCAGTTTCAGATCTCGCGCTGGGCCAAATGTCAGCGCTGCAGCTCAGAGTGGAAGTCATATTATAGCTCCTGTACTCACTAACAATACAATAACAGGCGGTGTCCACATCCTACATAATGCACACG GTTTTACTTTTGATCGCCCACACtctgaaacaacacaaacatcag CAACAAGATCATTGATTTTCAGACATAAGACACGGATCTGCAGTGAGTGTCAGTATGTGACTGATTATAACTCACTGCCTGGTGAACGTGTGCTGCTGTCTGAGCGCTACACACAACCTCTGATCCTTCAGAGATATAGACATCTacaagagagagaagaagagctCCGCTCCAGTGGAGAGGACTTCCAGCAGGTCCTCAACTCCAGGAGCAGTGATGAATCTTCCCATCTGAACTCTCTGTTCAACCCAGATAACCATGGGATCAGCCCTAGTTCTGTCATACTGCAGGGAAACTCAGGGAATGGGAAGACCTTAACTGTACAGAAGATCATGATGGACTGGGCATCTGATAAACTCTTCAAAGAGCGGTTTGATATTGTGTTCCACTTAAAGTGTAAAGAAATAAACCGCATTCCTGGTAGAAAGAGTTTGGTGGAGATCTTGAGCTACAGCTGCAGTTTAACACCAGATCAGATCTCACAGATACTAAAGCAGTTACCAGAGAAGGTGCTTTTCATCATTGATGGATTTGATGAGCTGAAACTCACACAGGACATTTATTACATGTCACCTCACACTGATGTGATTCAGAAAGCTCCAGCTGAGGTCACACTTTGTGCCCTGTTGAGGGGTCACATCTTGCCAGAGTCCTTCCTGCTGGTCACCACCAGATCTACAGCTACAGACACACTGAGCAATTTGCTCAAAGGACCTCAGCGTTTCACTGAGATTATGGGTTTCTCTCAGAAGGGGGTGGAGGAGTACTTTCAGAAGTTCTTCCAGGATGAGCAACTTTTCAGGAGGGCTTATACATTTGTGAAGGCAAATGAAAACCTTTTCACAGCCTGCTCCATCCCTGTGATCTGCTGGATCATCTGCACAACTATCAAGGAACGTTTCAGAGTTGGTGCAGATGTTTCAAGTGGACTGGAAACCACCACCTCCATCTACGTTGACTTTGTGTCCACTCTACTGAAGCATCACTGCCAGGGTTTGAGTCAGCCTGTACCGACCCTGCTGAGGAGTCTGGGTCAGCTAGCAGAGAGAGGGATGCTGGAACAACAAGTCTTGTTGGATGAGAATACTGTTTATGAAACAGTTTCAGACCCTGTTGCCAATCCATTTCTTTGCAAGTTCCTTTTTAAAAGAAGAATCTGCCAGGAGACGATGTTCAGTTTCATGCATCTCAGCTTTCAGGAATTCTTCACTGCTCTCTACTGTGTCATTCTGGATGAAGAAGAGTCCCAGAGAAAACTTTCACAGCTAATTTCTGTTCAAAACAGTAGATGGTTGTCAGATCCTCCACGTTTTGCAGCTGTGGTTCAATTTGCATTTGGTCTCTTGAATAAGGATGTGAGATACACACTTAGAAAGACACTTGGTCTATTTGTTCACCCAAACACACAGGCCCTTCTTAAAGAATGGATTTTGAAAGAGCTCCAAATAGATATTCTTCATGATAGAACACTTTTTATTCTTCACTGCCTCTATGAACTTCATGAAGAGGACTTTGTGATAAAAGCTATGAAATCCTGGAGTAGGATTAATGCATATGCGTCATTCTTGACCAGAACAGACTGCTGGGCCCTGCTGTACTGCTCTCAGTGCTGCCAGAGCATTGAAGAACTGGACCTCCTAAGCTGCATTGGATTAACATCTGAAAAGTTGATGATGATTCTGCCTGCGCTCCCCAAGTTTAAGAAATTAAC TTTGCCTCTAGAGAATCCATCGGTCTCTGATTTGGTTGAGCTGATGTGTGCTCTGACAAGAGGACAGACCCTGAACTCACAGGA GGTTCATGTCATatcagattttaaaaatcattctgccCATAGAACTGAACTGTCAATCGGCAAAGAGCTATCCAG AATCTTCATACGTCATCTATGGCATGTTGATCCTACAAGATCTTTGGGATCACTCAGTCTCACCTTGCCACGCTCAGAGCTCACCAACATCAACTGGACCAAACTTTAA
- the LOC109061696 gene encoding NACHT, LRR and PYD domains-containing protein 1 homolog isoform X1, which produces MDQDSECARFVDAHWAALVQRVKMVMPIVDELRSGGMMEWEPYCKIRAANTNQEKMRELYEVLHSGGVKVKSAFYSRLEKHESCLFRALGNIAQTAEALIESLNKYKKWIQREYEYVTEYNSLPGEYVLLSERYTQPLIIMRHREKGEREEEMCSVGESFQQLLISRNNVDKDSSILDALFSVDNKGISPSSVILQGNSGNGKSFTAQKSMLDWASGNLHREEFDCLFHLKCKELNHISGEQSLAELLSHNSNLTSDQISQILQKSPEKILILIDGFDEFRFSHSDTSNMPKLSHVSEKAPPEASLKALLRGHILSESFLLVTTRSTATKTLGSLLKHPQRFTEIIGFSEKEVEEYFQRFFQNEELFRKAFECVKANETLITACSIPVICWIISTVMRERFSDGADVTSGLETTTSIYVDFVSTLLEHHCQGLSQPVPVLLRSLGQLAERGMLEKQVLFEEKSMHETLSNPAGSPFLCKFLFKRRICQETMFSFMHLSFQEFFTTLYFISLAERDFLDKLTERFHSQTQSYLALYLDEKFPLKYGCPEPHFLPVIQFLCGLSHKEVSSSLEETLNLSVHSFVRAQLEEWILHVSASRDYNFLPFILHCLYELHEKEFVQKAMEAWQELDMSWDPLSRMDCWALLYCLDCCPLFRSLKLNFAAEELKMLQPVLCRTPELELTVQNFSDTDVADLLSALGEGKRLRELRLNSSCLSDESVQQVLNALHKQKNVGGLQIAVKSISADTAHVITDFLQTKARWEEISLRTDDAESLCSSLRLFSFEGKLVLNVVKWCSGLQNEPSLSEIILKCPHSKASSINIKSFLQSFHSVNCITDESADFDRQVNALLSQLPSVSGLSAINLSVPVLTETWASRILFLVESCPRLAVISFNAGLKGSDGTEGLPGLLMEEGIKLLKESTKRPECIVNIRGFRCSKTSDRCTRHTKQLEELSCNQRVTIEFCGEKCTEDIKSKLELPDVN; this is translated from the exons ATGGACCAAGATTCGGAGT GTGCTCGGTTTGTGGATGCCCACTGGGCAGCACTTGTCCAGAGAGTAAAGATGGTGATGCCGATAGTGGATGAGCTGCGGTCCGGTGGCATGATGGAGTGGGAGCCGTACTGTAAGATCAGAGCAGCAAATACTAACCAGGAGAAAATGAGAGAGCTTTATGAAGTGCTGCACTCTGGTGGAGTCAAGGTTAAATCTGCCTTTTATTCTAGACTGGAAAAGCATGAGTCATGTCTGTTTAGAGCCTTGG GTAACATTGCACAAACTGCAGAAGCTCTCATAGAAAGCTTAA ATAAATATAAGAAGTGGATCCAGAGGGAATATGAATATGTGACTGAGTATAACTCTTTGCCTGGTGAATATGTGCTTCTGTCCGAGCGCTACACACAACCTCTGATCATCATGAGACACAGAGAAAAGGGAGAGCGAGAAGAAGAGATGTGCTCTGTGGGAGAGAGTTTCCAGCAGCTCCTCATCTCCAGGAATAATGTGGACAAAGACAGCTCCATCCTGGATGCGCTTTTCAGTGTCGATAATAAGGGAATCAGTCCTTCTTCTGTCATTCTCCAAGGAAACTCTGGGAATGGCAAATCCTTCACCGCTCAAAAGAGCATGTTGGATTGGGCATCTGGAAACCTTCACAGAGAGGAATTTGATTGTCTGTTTCACTTGAAATGCAAAGAACTGAACCACATATCTGGAGAGCAAAGCTTAGCAGAGCTTTTGAGTCACAACTCCAATTTAACATCAGACCAGATCTCACAGATCCTGCAGAAGTCACCGGAGAAAATTCTCATTCTCATTGATGGATTCGATGAGTTCAGGTTTTCTCACAGTGACACCTCAAATATGCCCAAACTCAGCCATGTTTCTGAAAAAGCTCCACCTGAGGCTTCTCTGAAGGCCCTGTTGAGGGGCCACATCTTGTCTGAGTCCTTCCTGTTGGTCACCACCAGATCTACAGCTACAAAAACCCTGGGCAGTCTGCTCAAGCATCCTCAGCGTTTCACTGAGATTATCGGCTTCTCCGAGAAGGAGGTGGAGGAGTACTTCCAGAGGTTCTTTCAGAATGAAGAACTCTTCAGAAAAGCTTTTGAGTGTGTAAAGGCGAATGAAACCCTCATCACCGCCTGCTCCATCCCTGTCATCTGCTGGATCATCAGCACGGTTATGAGAGAGAGGTTCAGTGATGGTGCAGATGTAACAAGTGGACTGGAAACCACCACCTCCATCTACGTTGACTTTGTGTCCACCCTTCTGGAGCATCACTGCCAGGGTTTGAGTCAGCCTGTACCGGTCCTGCTGAGGAGTCTGGGTCAGCTGGCAGAGAGAGGGATGCTGGAAAAACAAGTGCTGTTTGAAGAGAAAAGCATGCATGAAACGCTTTCAAACCCTGCTGGCAGTCCGTTCCTGTGCAAGTTCCTCTTTAAGAGAAGGATCTGCCAGGAGACAATGTTCAGTTTCATGCATCTCAGCTTTCAGGAGTTCTTCACCACTCTGTACTTCATCTCACTGGCTGAAAGAGACTTTCTGGATAAACTAACGGAGCGGTTCCACTCTCAAACGCAAAGCTATCTTGCTCTATATTTGGATGAGAAGTTTCCATTGAAGTATGGATGTCCTGAACCTCATTTCCTGCCTGTGATTCAGTTTCTCTGCGGTCTCTCCCATAAAGAAGTGAGCAGCTCACTCGAAGAGACGCTCAATCTGTCTGTCCATTCCTTTGTACGGGCACAGTTGGAAGAATGGATCCTCCATGTCAGCGCAAGTAGAGATTACAATTTCTTGCCCTTTATTCTCCACTGTCTCTATGAGCTCCATGAGAAGGAGTTTGTGCAGAAAGCTATGGAAGCTTGGCAGGAGTTAGACATGTCCTGGGATCCACTGAGCAGGATGGACTGCTGGGCGTTGTTGTACTGTCTGGACTGCTGTCCTCTCTTCAGAAGCCTGAAGCTCAACTTTGCAGCTGAGGAACTGAAGATGCTTCAACCTGTGCTGTGCAGGACCCCAGAACTAGA gttgaCAGTGCAAAACTTTTCAGACACAGATGTCGCTGATCTGCTCTCAGCTCTTGGAGAAGGAAAGCGGCTTCGAGAACTGAG GCTGAACAGCAGCTGTTTGTCAGATGAAAGTGTGCAGCAGGTTCTTAATGCTCTTCACAAACAGAAGAACGTGGGTGGACTTCAGATTGCAGTGAAGAGCATCTCAGCTGACACTGCCCACGTCATCACAGACTTCCTGCAGACCAAAGCGAGATGGGAGGAGATCAG TTTAAGGACTGATGATGCAGAAAGTCTCTGCTCTTCTCTGCGCCTCTTCAGCTTTGAAGGAAAGCTTGT GTTGAATGTGGTGAAATGGTGTTCAGGCCTACAGAATGAACCGTCactgtcagaaatcattctcaaatGTCCACATTCAAAGGCATCCAGTATTAATATCAAGAGCTTCTTGCAGTCCTTCCACAGTGTAAACTGTATAACAGATGA AAGTGCAGATTTTGACAGGCAGGTCAATGCTCTGCTGTCTCAGCTGCCATCTGTGTCTGGTTTAAGCGCGATAAATCTTTCCGTTCCCGTCCTAACGGAGACTTGGGCTTCCAGAATCCTCTTCCTCGTAGAGTCTTGTCCAAGACTGGCTGTGATCAG ttttaatgCTGGTTTAAAGGGCTCTGATGGTACTGAGGGGCTCCCTGGTCTTTTAATGGAGGAGGGAATCAAGTTATTGAAGGAATCCACAAAACGTCCCGAGTGCATTGTGAACATTAGAGgg tTCAGATGCAGTAAAACCTCTGACCGCTGCACTCGTCACACCAAGCAGCTCGAGGAGCTCAGCTGCAACCAGAGAGTGACCATTGAGTTCTGTGGAGAGAAATGTACAGAAGACATAAA ATCTAAACTTGAACTGCCTGATGTTAACTGA
- the LOC109061696 gene encoding NACHT, LRR and PYD domains-containing protein 1 homolog isoform X2, which translates to MDQDSECARFVDAHWAALVQRVKMVMPIVDELRSGGMMEWEPYCKIRAANTNQEKMRELYEVLHSGGVKVKSAFYSRLEKHESCLFRALGNIAQTAEALIESLNKYKKWIQREYEYVTEYNSLPGEYVLLSERYTQPLIIMRHREKGEREEEMCSVGESFQQLLISRNNVDKDSSILDALFSVDNKGISPSSVILQGNSGNGKSFTAQKSMLDWASGNLHREEFDCLFHLKCKELNHISGEQSLAELLSHNSNLTSDQISQILQKSPEKILILIDGFDEFRFSHSDTSNMPKLSHVSEKAPPEASLKALLRGHILSESFLLVTTRSTATKTLGSLLKHPQRFTEIIGFSEKEVEEYFQRFFQNEELFRKAFECVKANETLITACSIPVICWIISTVMRERFSDGADVTSGLETTTSIYVDFVSTLLEHHCQGLSQPVPVLLRSLGQLAERGMLEKQVLFEEKSMHETLSNPAGSPFLCKFLFKRRICQETMFSFMHLSFQEFFTTLYFISLAERDFLDKLTERFHSQTQSYLALYLDEKFPLKYGCPEPHFLPVIQFLCGLSHKEVSSSLEETLNLSVHSFVRAQLEEWILHVSASRDYNFLPFILHCLYELHEKEFVQKAMEAWQELDMSWDPLSRMDCWALLYCLDCCPLFRSLKLNFAAEELKMLQPVLCRTPELELTVQNFSDTDVADLLSALGEGKRLRELRLNSSCLSDESVQQVLNALHKQKNVGGLQIAVKSISADTAHVITDFLQTKARWEEISLRTDDAESLCSSLRLFSFEGKLV; encoded by the exons ATGGACCAAGATTCGGAGT GTGCTCGGTTTGTGGATGCCCACTGGGCAGCACTTGTCCAGAGAGTAAAGATGGTGATGCCGATAGTGGATGAGCTGCGGTCCGGTGGCATGATGGAGTGGGAGCCGTACTGTAAGATCAGAGCAGCAAATACTAACCAGGAGAAAATGAGAGAGCTTTATGAAGTGCTGCACTCTGGTGGAGTCAAGGTTAAATCTGCCTTTTATTCTAGACTGGAAAAGCATGAGTCATGTCTGTTTAGAGCCTTGG GTAACATTGCACAAACTGCAGAAGCTCTCATAGAAAGCTTAA ATAAATATAAGAAGTGGATCCAGAGGGAATATGAATATGTGACTGAGTATAACTCTTTGCCTGGTGAATATGTGCTTCTGTCCGAGCGCTACACACAACCTCTGATCATCATGAGACACAGAGAAAAGGGAGAGCGAGAAGAAGAGATGTGCTCTGTGGGAGAGAGTTTCCAGCAGCTCCTCATCTCCAGGAATAATGTGGACAAAGACAGCTCCATCCTGGATGCGCTTTTCAGTGTCGATAATAAGGGAATCAGTCCTTCTTCTGTCATTCTCCAAGGAAACTCTGGGAATGGCAAATCCTTCACCGCTCAAAAGAGCATGTTGGATTGGGCATCTGGAAACCTTCACAGAGAGGAATTTGATTGTCTGTTTCACTTGAAATGCAAAGAACTGAACCACATATCTGGAGAGCAAAGCTTAGCAGAGCTTTTGAGTCACAACTCCAATTTAACATCAGACCAGATCTCACAGATCCTGCAGAAGTCACCGGAGAAAATTCTCATTCTCATTGATGGATTCGATGAGTTCAGGTTTTCTCACAGTGACACCTCAAATATGCCCAAACTCAGCCATGTTTCTGAAAAAGCTCCACCTGAGGCTTCTCTGAAGGCCCTGTTGAGGGGCCACATCTTGTCTGAGTCCTTCCTGTTGGTCACCACCAGATCTACAGCTACAAAAACCCTGGGCAGTCTGCTCAAGCATCCTCAGCGTTTCACTGAGATTATCGGCTTCTCCGAGAAGGAGGTGGAGGAGTACTTCCAGAGGTTCTTTCAGAATGAAGAACTCTTCAGAAAAGCTTTTGAGTGTGTAAAGGCGAATGAAACCCTCATCACCGCCTGCTCCATCCCTGTCATCTGCTGGATCATCAGCACGGTTATGAGAGAGAGGTTCAGTGATGGTGCAGATGTAACAAGTGGACTGGAAACCACCACCTCCATCTACGTTGACTTTGTGTCCACCCTTCTGGAGCATCACTGCCAGGGTTTGAGTCAGCCTGTACCGGTCCTGCTGAGGAGTCTGGGTCAGCTGGCAGAGAGAGGGATGCTGGAAAAACAAGTGCTGTTTGAAGAGAAAAGCATGCATGAAACGCTTTCAAACCCTGCTGGCAGTCCGTTCCTGTGCAAGTTCCTCTTTAAGAGAAGGATCTGCCAGGAGACAATGTTCAGTTTCATGCATCTCAGCTTTCAGGAGTTCTTCACCACTCTGTACTTCATCTCACTGGCTGAAAGAGACTTTCTGGATAAACTAACGGAGCGGTTCCACTCTCAAACGCAAAGCTATCTTGCTCTATATTTGGATGAGAAGTTTCCATTGAAGTATGGATGTCCTGAACCTCATTTCCTGCCTGTGATTCAGTTTCTCTGCGGTCTCTCCCATAAAGAAGTGAGCAGCTCACTCGAAGAGACGCTCAATCTGTCTGTCCATTCCTTTGTACGGGCACAGTTGGAAGAATGGATCCTCCATGTCAGCGCAAGTAGAGATTACAATTTCTTGCCCTTTATTCTCCACTGTCTCTATGAGCTCCATGAGAAGGAGTTTGTGCAGAAAGCTATGGAAGCTTGGCAGGAGTTAGACATGTCCTGGGATCCACTGAGCAGGATGGACTGCTGGGCGTTGTTGTACTGTCTGGACTGCTGTCCTCTCTTCAGAAGCCTGAAGCTCAACTTTGCAGCTGAGGAACTGAAGATGCTTCAACCTGTGCTGTGCAGGACCCCAGAACTAGA gttgaCAGTGCAAAACTTTTCAGACACAGATGTCGCTGATCTGCTCTCAGCTCTTGGAGAAGGAAAGCGGCTTCGAGAACTGAG GCTGAACAGCAGCTGTTTGTCAGATGAAAGTGTGCAGCAGGTTCTTAATGCTCTTCACAAACAGAAGAACGTGGGTGGACTTCAGATTGCAGTGAAGAGCATCTCAGCTGACACTGCCCACGTCATCACAGACTTCCTGCAGACCAAAGCGAGATGGGAGGAGATCAG TTTAAGGACTGATGATGCAGAAAGTCTCTGCTCTTCTCTGCGCCTCTTCAGCTTTGAAGGAAAGCTTGT TTGA